From Candidatus Zixiibacteriota bacterium, one genomic window encodes:
- the lepB gene encoding signal peptidase I, which yields MEMKRVSVKAKAPVKKEGDFFDFVWENVKSLLIAIVLAVIIKTSIVEAYKIPSSSMEDTLLVGDFLIANKFLYGARIPLVDWRLPDIREPKQGDVVIFKWPGDGVTNYIKRCVAVAGDTVEVKEKVLYVNGKVFPNPAHAKFTDPTIRSRAEADGNSRDNWGPYVVPQDCYFMMGDNRDNSYDSRFWGPVHKKLIMGEAMFIHWSWQPDEGSPHVSITDPLSVPRSFLYNAVHFPQRVRWERLLNIIH from the coding sequence ATGGAGATGAAAAGAGTGTCGGTCAAGGCTAAAGCCCCGGTCAAAAAAGAGGGAGATTTTTTTGATTTTGTCTGGGAAAATGTAAAATCGCTTCTGATTGCCATCGTTCTGGCGGTCATTATCAAAACCTCAATTGTCGAGGCCTATAAAATTCCCTCTTCCTCTATGGAGGATACTCTTCTGGTGGGCGATTTTCTGATTGCCAATAAATTCCTTTATGGGGCGAGAATTCCGCTGGTCGACTGGCGCCTGCCCGATATTCGCGAACCAAAGCAGGGCGATGTCGTGATATTCAAATGGCCCGGTGATGGCGTGACCAACTATATCAAGCGGTGCGTTGCCGTGGCGGGGGATACGGTGGAAGTGAAGGAGAAAGTGCTTTATGTCAACGGGAAAGTTTTCCCGAATCCGGCGCATGCCAAGTTCACCGATCCGACGATCCGCTCGCGGGCGGAAGCGGATGGGAACAGCCGCGATAATTGGGGCCCCTATGTGGTGCCGCAGGATTGCTACTTCATGATGGGGGATAACCGCGATAATTCTTATGATTCCCGTTTCTGGGGGCCGGTGCACAAGAAATTGATTATGGGGGAGGCGATGTTCATTCATTGGTCGTGGCAGCCCGATGAAGGTTCGCCGCATGTTTCGATTACCGACCCGCTGTCGGTGCCGAGATCTTTTCTGTATAATGCGGTTCATTTCCCGCAACGTGTCCGTTGGGAAAGATTATTGAATATCATTCATTGA
- the rseP gene encoding RIP metalloprotease RseP has translation MILTILATIFVLGVLVFFHELGHFLVAKKAGIRVEKFSLGFPPKLISRKWGDTEYAIGAIPLGGYVKMAGEQPGEEASGAPWEFMSKPVWKRALVIFAGPLMNFILAVLVLTGLYLVRGKEVDRVYIGSVGAGSPAEKAGIQSGDLILSVEGIEVKTFQDMAGEIYKRVEQPVVITLERDGIVRTDTIVTYKDFAVTSEGDSVAVGKIGVGNKPVFERLGFISAIGAGVNQSIFYVEKVIEFVGGLITRQVTPSEIGGPILIGQIAGATARAGFDILLEFLALLSVNLAVLNILPIPLLDGGHLIFLLAEKVKGSPISLKTRLVIQQVGIAFLLLLVIFVTFNDITR, from the coding sequence ATGATATTAACTATACTGGCGACAATCTTTGTTTTAGGGGTCCTGGTTTTTTTCCACGAGCTGGGACATTTCCTGGTGGCCAAAAAGGCCGGGATCAGAGTGGAAAAATTCTCGCTTGGTTTTCCGCCCAAGCTGATTTCGCGGAAATGGGGCGACACCGAGTATGCTATCGGAGCTATTCCTCTGGGGGGATATGTTAAGATGGCCGGAGAACAGCCGGGCGAGGAAGCCAGCGGCGCACCATGGGAATTCATGTCTAAACCGGTCTGGAAACGGGCGCTGGTCATTTTCGCAGGCCCTTTGATGAATTTCATCCTGGCGGTTCTGGTCTTGACCGGCCTCTATCTGGTCAGAGGAAAAGAGGTAGACCGCGTCTATATCGGTTCTGTCGGCGCCGGGAGTCCGGCTGAAAAAGCAGGCATCCAATCCGGCGACCTGATTCTATCGGTGGAAGGCATTGAGGTCAAAACATTCCAGGATATGGCGGGCGAAATATATAAGAGAGTGGAACAGCCGGTGGTTATCACCCTGGAGCGCGATGGGATCGTCCGGACCGATACGATCGTGACCTATAAGGACTTCGCGGTGACATCAGAGGGAGACTCGGTTGCAGTCGGCAAGATTGGAGTCGGCAATAAGCCTGTTTTTGAACGGCTGGGATTTATTTCGGCAATCGGGGCCGGGGTCAATCAATCGATATTCTATGTGGAAAAAGTGATTGAATTTGTCGGCGGATTGATAACCCGTCAGGTGACCCCCTCGGAAATCGGCGGGCCAATCCTGATCGGGCAGATTGCCGGAGCCACGGCCCGGGCCGGATTCGATATCCTGCTGGAATTCCTGGCACTTCTTTCGGTTAACCTGGCGGTCCTGAATATCCTTCCCATTCCGCTCCTGGATGGCGGTCACCTGATTTTCCTTCTGGCCGAAAAAGTAAAAGGATCGCCAATATCCCTGAAAACCCGTCTGGTAATCCAGCAGGTCGGCATCGCCTTCCTTCTGCTCCTTGTGATATTTGTAACTTTTAATGACATCACCCGTTAG
- a CDS encoding 1-deoxy-D-xylulose-5-phosphate reductoisomerase, whose protein sequence is MIRRLVILGSTGSIGRSALDVVAQNSSRIELLGLCAHSNVELLCSQIEKFRPKYVALTDNRAYEKFKTLPQSRTAELLDFHDGIDRLTAISEADIFLNAIVGAAGLRASLNVVKGGKRLALANKESMVIGGELINKLLAQTGGELIPVDSEHSAIWQALAAGKKNEIKKIILTGSGGPLRDTPLADFDKISKEQALNHPVWKMGPKITIDSATMMNKGLEIIEAMHLFNVPADKIEVVIHPQSIIHSMVEFVDSSIVAQLSKPDMRLPINYALFYPERVSSDIGHIDMRDIGSLTFARPDFGKFPLLQLAYEVARNGGTSPAVFNAANEIAVDAFLKETIKFRIIPDVIINAVEKHKVIRNPNYEDIVEADRWGRQIAGEIIG, encoded by the coding sequence ATGATTAGGCGTTTGGTCATTCTCGGTTCAACCGGCTCCATTGGCCGGTCGGCGCTCGATGTGGTCGCTCAAAACAGCAGCCGGATTGAGTTGCTGGGGCTCTGCGCCCACTCCAATGTGGAGCTCCTCTGCTCCCAGATTGAGAAATTCCGACCGAAATATGTCGCTTTGACAGATAATAGAGCCTATGAGAAATTCAAAACCCTGCCTCAATCACGGACTGCCGAACTCCTTGATTTTCATGATGGAATTGACCGACTGACCGCTATTTCCGAGGCCGACATTTTCCTCAATGCAATTGTCGGGGCGGCTGGACTTCGGGCCTCGCTTAATGTGGTCAAAGGGGGAAAACGATTGGCCCTGGCCAATAAGGAATCAATGGTTATCGGGGGAGAATTGATTAACAAGCTTCTGGCTCAAACCGGGGGAGAGCTTATTCCGGTCGACTCCGAACATTCGGCGATTTGGCAGGCGCTGGCAGCAGGGAAGAAGAATGAAATCAAGAAGATTATCCTGACCGGTTCGGGTGGACCGTTACGCGATACGCCGCTTGCCGATTTCGATAAGATCTCGAAGGAACAGGCCTTAAATCACCCGGTATGGAAAATGGGGCCCAAGATCACGATTGATTCGGCCACGATGATGAACAAAGGGCTGGAAATTATCGAGGCAATGCATCTCTTTAATGTTCCGGCCGATAAGATCGAGGTGGTAATTCACCCGCAATCGATAATTCATTCGATGGTGGAATTTGTCGATTCCTCAATTGTGGCGCAACTGTCCAAACCGGATATGCGGCTGCCAATAAATTATGCCCTGTTCTACCCGGAACGGGTCAGTTCCGACATCGGCCATATTGATATGCGCGATATCGGCTCCCTCACCTTTGCCCGTCCGGATTTTGGCAAGTTCCCCTTACTTCAATTGGCTTATGAGGTTGCGCGGAATGGCGGTACATCTCCGGCCGTGTTCAATGCCGCTAATGAAATTGCTGTCGATGCCTTCTTGAAAGAGACTATTAAATTCCGTATTATACCCGATGTAATTATAAATGCGGTGGAGAAACATAAGGTAATCAGAAATCCGAATTATGAGGATATTGTTGAGGCCGATCGCTGGGGTCGGCAGATTGCCGGAGAGATTATAGGATGA
- a CDS encoding peptidylprolyl isomerase, protein MKKLFHLSLAVFFLFAVTGAFAEGGKVESTKANKAVETKKADDTKKVDMKKYEKRKADNPEIAIQTDLGVMNLELFRDVAPIHVDSMLSLIRKKFYDGLTFHRVIDGFMIQGGDPKGNGSGDAGYNLPAEFSAVKHLEGTLSMARSADPNSASCQFFICLAPTPFLDGKYTIFGHLMEGYDVLHKIGSTKVAGEKPVQDMVIRKMTILKDVAPKSPAK, encoded by the coding sequence ATGAAGAAATTATTCCATTTGTCACTGGCGGTCTTTTTCCTCTTTGCCGTGACCGGCGCCTTTGCAGAGGGCGGCAAGGTTGAAAGTACTAAAGCCAATAAGGCGGTCGAAACCAAGAAGGCCGATGATACAAAAAAGGTTGATATGAAAAAATACGAGAAGAGAAAAGCCGATAATCCGGAAATCGCCATTCAGACCGATCTCGGCGTGATGAATTTGGAGCTTTTCCGCGATGTCGCGCCGATTCATGTCGACAGCATGTTGTCGCTGATCCGCAAGAAATTCTATGACGGTCTGACATTCCACCGGGTTATCGATGGCTTTATGATTCAAGGTGGTGATCCCAAGGGTAACGGATCCGGCGATGCCGGCTATAATCTTCCGGCCGAATTCTCCGCCGTGAAACATCTGGAGGGAACTCTTTCCATGGCCCGGTCGGCCGATCCCAACTCGGCTTCCTGCCAGTTCTTCATCTGTCTGGCGCCGACGCCGTTTCTGGACGGAAAATATACTATTTTCGGGCATCTGATGGAAGGATATGATGTCCTGCATAAAATAGGAAGCACCAAGGTTGCCGGAGAGAAACCGGTGCAGGATATGGTCATAAGAAAGATGACCATTCTTAAGGATGTTGCTCCCAAGAGCCCGGCCAAGTAA
- a CDS encoding HNH endonuclease, which produces MSARDRIREFFEKNVGKIVTTQQVRKVGKISEYARRIRELRELEGMQIKSHMDDPGLKPGQYILETLGRIPAFGSAVQAQKRNEILERNGYSCQLCGAAGGDPDPLYPGRRVRLHIDHVIPQSQGGTDNDDNLRVLCSACNQAKSNIQTASESAINLLARVRRAPRSVQIEVYQTLKKKFES; this is translated from the coding sequence ATGAGTGCTAGAGACCGTATCCGGGAATTTTTCGAGAAAAATGTCGGTAAGATCGTAACAACCCAACAAGTGAGGAAGGTTGGCAAAATCAGCGAATATGCAAGGCGGATAAGAGAATTGCGCGAACTTGAAGGAATGCAAATAAAATCCCATATGGATGACCCAGGATTGAAGCCGGGTCAATATATCTTGGAAACGTTGGGGCGAATTCCTGCATTTGGCAGTGCAGTCCAGGCCCAGAAGCGCAATGAAATACTTGAGAGGAATGGCTATTCATGTCAGCTTTGTGGGGCGGCGGGTGGTGACCCCGATCCTCTCTATCCGGGGCGCAGAGTGCGTTTGCATATAGACCATGTTATTCCGCAGAGTCAAGGCGGGACCGATAATGATGACAATCTGAGAGTCCTTTGTTCAGCCTGTAATCAGGCCAAGTCCAACATTCAAACAGCCAGTGAATCAGCGATAAATCTCTTGGCGCGTGTCAGGCGTGCTCCAAGATCAGTGCAAATTGAAGTATATCAGACTCTAAAGAAGAAATTTGAGTCTTGA
- a CDS encoding very short patch repair endonuclease — translation MPDVFTQLKRSKIMASIKGRDTVPEKKIRSIVHRMGYRYSLHDKELPGCPDIVLNKYRKIIFVNGCFWHGHGACKRSARPLTNRKFWNSKIDSNIIRDKKFRRQLRSNGWKVLTIWQCEINNSQKVYKKLYAFLQKT, via the coding sequence ATGCCAGATGTTTTTACGCAACTGAAGCGCAGCAAAATCATGGCTTCCATAAAAGGCCGTGATACAGTTCCTGAGAAAAAAATTAGAAGCATTGTTCACCGCATGGGTTATCGTTATAGTCTCCACGATAAAGAACTCCCGGGATGTCCAGATATTGTCCTAAACAAATATAGAAAGATTATTTTTGTAAATGGCTGTTTTTGGCATGGGCATGGGGCCTGCAAGAGAAGTGCTAGACCGCTGACAAATAGAAAATTCTGGAATTCAAAAATTGATAGCAACATTATACGTGACAAGAAATTTCGTCGACAATTGCGAAGTAATGGGTGGAAGGTTTTGACTATATGGCAATGCGAAATCAATAATAGCCAAAAGGTTTATAAGAAATTGTACGCTTTTCTGCAGAAAACATGA
- a CDS encoding DNA cytosine methyltransferase — protein sequence MKPVSTKLQNEQEESARTGLCLTDETAVYYARINQKLPRKKKETTLIDLFSGAGGLTLGFGGAFGHSFQPVWANDFNPYAAASYNANFGNHCSVGNIVNILKDKSIEIPPADLVIGGPPCQGFSLLNKNRLDDPRKRLWVPFFEVVKRAGAQIFVMENVPQLLGSHEYFHIVATANELGFQIADAKLCAANYGVSQTRWRAFIIGCRFADPNSVFPPKKTHWNPANGDSNILFDNQSEYVPDARSWRVVRDAIGDLPSPCGTAVRNVLPPMNLHFGRMPTAMSLKRYRAIPKEGMNRFDLQSRAPELTPACWIRKEKGGTDLFGRLWWDRPAFTIRTEFFKPEKGRYLHPSAHRPITHREAARLQSFPDSFVFIGTKIEIAKQIGNAVPPMLAARIADCVYALFEMRK from the coding sequence ATGAAGCCCGTATCCACAAAATTGCAAAATGAACAGGAAGAGAGTGCGCGGACTGGGTTGTGCTTGACTGACGAAACCGCTGTCTATTATGCCCGAATTAATCAGAAACTGCCGCGCAAAAAGAAGGAAACTACCCTTATTGATCTCTTCTCAGGTGCTGGTGGACTGACCCTTGGATTCGGCGGGGCTTTTGGTCATTCATTCCAACCCGTTTGGGCAAATGATTTTAATCCCTATGCAGCCGCTTCTTATAATGCGAATTTTGGTAATCATTGTTCAGTTGGTAATATAGTTAATATATTGAAAGATAAGAGCATAGAGATACCTCCTGCCGATTTGGTAATAGGGGGGCCGCCGTGCCAAGGTTTTAGCCTTCTCAACAAGAACCGGTTAGATGACCCGAGAAAGAGATTATGGGTTCCGTTTTTCGAAGTAGTAAAAAGAGCGGGTGCCCAGATATTTGTAATGGAAAACGTGCCGCAACTGCTTGGATCGCATGAGTATTTCCATATAGTCGCGACCGCAAATGAGCTTGGTTTCCAAATTGCCGATGCGAAACTCTGTGCTGCCAATTATGGTGTAAGCCAGACACGGTGGCGGGCGTTTATAATAGGGTGCCGATTTGCCGATCCAAATTCCGTTTTCCCGCCAAAAAAAACGCACTGGAATCCCGCAAATGGGGATTCAAATATTCTATTCGATAATCAATCAGAATATGTCCCCGATGCGCGATCGTGGCGCGTGGTCAGGGATGCAATCGGCGATCTGCCTTCACCTTGTGGTACAGCTGTAAGAAACGTTTTGCCGCCCATGAATCTTCATTTTGGCCGAATGCCGACAGCAATGAGCTTGAAACGCTATCGCGCAATACCAAAAGAAGGAATGAATCGCTTTGACCTTCAAAGTCGTGCGCCGGAATTGACCCCTGCTTGCTGGATTCGCAAAGAGAAGGGTGGTACTGATCTTTTTGGAAGGCTCTGGTGGGACAGGCCTGCATTCACCATTAGGACCGAATTCTTTAAACCCGAAAAGGGACGTTATCTTCATCCAAGTGCACATAGACCAATTACGCATAGAGAAGCAGCAAGATTGCAGTCATTCCCCGATTCCTTTGTTTTTATAGGGACAAAGATCGAGATTGCCAAACAGATAGGCAATGCAGTGCCCCCAATGCTTGCGGCTCGCATAGCGGACTGTGTCTATGCGCTATTTGAGATGCGAAAGTAG
- a CDS encoding chromate resistance protein translates to MKWITRSHVHVDRVACPWLIKRFVDSQAEFIFAANELVPEIVRKEGAIPFDVKGVELGHREGHCSFVSIINKYNLKDPALLKLAEVVNAADTDQLPSNPYAPGLEAIARGFSLIYPDDKINIEKQFMVYDAMYAFFRAKQAG, encoded by the coding sequence ATGAAATGGATTACCCGCTCACATGTTCATGTCGATCGAGTCGCCTGCCCCTGGCTGATCAAGCGCTTTGTCGATTCCCAGGCCGAGTTTATTTTTGCCGCCAATGAGCTGGTGCCCGAGATAGTGCGGAAAGAAGGGGCTATACCGTTCGATGTTAAGGGGGTGGAATTGGGGCACAGAGAGGGGCACTGCAGTTTTGTTTCGATTATCAATAAATATAATCTCAAAGACCCGGCTCTGTTGAAACTGGCCGAGGTGGTCAATGCCGCCGACACCGACCAATTGCCCTCCAACCCGTATGCGCCCGGCCTCGAGGCGATCGCCCGCGGCTTTTCGCTGATCTATCCGGATGATAAGATCAATATCGAGAAGCAGTTTATGGTCTATGATGCCATGTATGCGTTTTTTAGGGCCAAGCAAGCTGGATAA